One window from the genome of Paraneptunicella aestuarii encodes:
- a CDS encoding trans-sulfuration enzyme family protein, producing MQDKQLEQAKVLSPKRNSTQANSIPELAAEQLQHFGIDKSSEYGQSLYDAAMHLYQAQLDISNLWQVTNRTLATLDRKDKIAYFNAKKFLSFQIAKVLDTLQNPFRATYQSLQQQTGSQVSKSHYPLFDNVTALFSATPVVVRTATYVYACTEWVDDAFQGKEATHQIYSRLLNPTNISLANAIVELEAGPFAADYLAWNFNSGMAAIDAMLSNVLGHGDVLIVSRNVYGGVYQLLHDFFARENRLDIQIEWFDGYEEAEFARFMQEVKLKHQKRLQNKQLHVYIESPCNPHGYVLDVPGICRVAHKDGHVVMLDSTLATPVLNQPLQRSDKRERPDYVVHSYTKDICGSGATTAGVVIAETWRMFQAKGQCEKGYDWSKTMFWDVYYIKGAFLDSEKAFDVLTGMKTLEQRILSKSINTQVLSEFLFSHPAMNVHCHSINSHPNANIRKKLMRHGWPCALFTVDMEKAGLERDTFVRFFDALEPAFSHQVSIGQNNTIILCPALTSHSEMGQAEQRDAGIYLTTMRIAVGTENIKELIAHFINVVRLHIDPVLPGFSDGFMSPEQVDELYLETANRMCQQHYHSVASTRELLDGRFTSDHVVGA from the coding sequence ATGCAAGACAAACAATTAGAACAAGCAAAAGTTTTATCTCCCAAACGTAACTCTACACAAGCGAACTCTATTCCAGAGCTGGCAGCAGAACAATTGCAGCATTTCGGTATTGATAAGAGCAGTGAATATGGTCAAAGCCTGTATGACGCAGCAATGCATTTGTATCAGGCGCAGTTGGATATCAGCAATTTGTGGCAGGTGACAAACCGCACGTTAGCGACGTTAGACCGCAAAGACAAGATCGCCTATTTCAATGCCAAGAAATTCTTGTCGTTCCAAATCGCCAAGGTGCTGGATACCTTGCAAAACCCGTTTCGCGCCACTTACCAGAGTTTGCAGCAGCAAACCGGTTCGCAGGTGTCAAAGTCTCACTATCCTTTATTTGACAATGTCACGGCGCTTTTCTCTGCAACACCGGTTGTGGTGCGTACTGCAACTTATGTCTATGCCTGTACCGAGTGGGTTGATGATGCTTTTCAGGGCAAAGAAGCCACACACCAGATTTATTCCCGTTTATTGAACCCGACCAATATTTCTCTGGCGAACGCGATTGTTGAGTTGGAAGCGGGCCCTTTTGCTGCGGATTATTTGGCGTGGAACTTTAACTCGGGTATGGCGGCGATTGATGCCATGCTGTCGAATGTGCTTGGACATGGCGATGTGTTGATTGTGTCGCGCAATGTCTATGGCGGCGTGTATCAGTTGTTGCATGATTTCTTCGCTCGTGAAAACCGTCTGGATATTCAAATTGAATGGTTTGATGGCTATGAAGAAGCTGAATTTGCCAGATTTATGCAAGAAGTGAAGTTGAAGCATCAGAAGCGTCTGCAAAACAAGCAACTGCATGTGTACATTGAGTCACCTTGTAACCCGCATGGTTACGTTTTGGATGTGCCGGGAATTTGTCGTGTTGCGCACAAAGACGGCCATGTGGTGATGCTGGATTCTACCTTGGCAACGCCGGTTTTGAACCAGCCTCTGCAACGTTCCGATAAGCGTGAGCGTCCGGATTATGTGGTACACAGCTATACCAAGGATATCTGCGGTAGTGGTGCCACAACGGCGGGTGTGGTGATCGCAGAAACCTGGCGTATGTTCCAGGCCAAAGGCCAGTGCGAAAAAGGTTATGACTGGAGCAAAACCATGTTCTGGGATGTGTATTACATCAAAGGCGCGTTTCTGGATTCAGAGAAAGCTTTTGACGTGTTGACGGGCATGAAAACTCTTGAACAACGTATTTTGAGCAAGAGTATTAATACTCAGGTGTTGAGTGAGTTCTTGTTCTCGCATCCGGCGATGAATGTGCATTGCCATAGTATTAATAGTCATCCGAATGCCAATATCCGTAAGAAGCTGATGCGCCACGGTTGGCCTTGTGCGCTATTTACCGTTGATATGGAAAAGGCCGGATTAGAGCGCGATACATTTGTGCGTTTCTTTGATGCGTTGGAACCGGCGTTTAGCCATCAGGTGAGCATTGGTCAGAACAACACCATTATTCTGTGCCCAGCGTTAACGTCACACTCTGAAATGGGGCAAGCTGAGCAACGAGATGCAGGTATTTACCTGACAACCATGCGTATTGCGGTGGGAACCGAAAACATCAAGGAGTTGATTGCGCACTTTATTAATGTGGTGCGTTTGCATATCGACCCGGTTTTGCCTGGGTTTAGTGATGGTTTTATGTCGCCAGAACAGGTGGATGAGTTGTATCTGGAAACGGCTAATCGCATGTGTCAGCAGCATTATCATAGTGTGGCAAGCACGCGTGAGCTGTTGGATGGGCGTTTTACCTCTGATCATGTTGTGGGTGCATAA
- the dnaB gene encoding replicative DNA helicase, translating into MKGVPAKDPESKVAKLKIPPHSIEAEQSVLGSMLIAPDSWDKVTDVLIDVDFYNRSHQYIYRSIIRLLERNQPVDLVTVSEDLEHHEQLVEAGGFAYLGELAKNTPSAANVVAYAEIIKEQAIRRELIGAANEISEASFNPEGRASSDILDLAESKVFEIAEKRTTQSEGPQPLKQILGATIDRIDSLAKAGSEITGVSTGYVDLDKKTSGLQRSDLIIVAARPSMGKTTFAMNLCENAMLTQDKPVLVFSLEMPSEQIMMRMLASVGRVNQTSVRTAQLNDEDWVKLSDAMKLMAEKNNLFIDDSSGLTPMDVRTRARKIARDHGGISLIMVDYLQLMRAPQFSDNRTLEIAEISRSLKALAKELEVPVVALSQLNRSLEQRADKRPVNSDLRESGSIEQDADLIMFIYRDEVYNENSPDKGVAEVIIGKQRNGPIGTVRLTFQGKFSRFDNYAAPAMMDDY; encoded by the coding sequence GTGAAAGGTGTGCCAGCCAAAGATCCTGAATCCAAGGTCGCAAAGCTAAAAATTCCCCCCCATTCTATTGAAGCCGAGCAATCGGTGTTGGGAAGTATGCTGATTGCTCCAGATTCATGGGATAAGGTAACCGACGTATTAATTGACGTTGATTTTTACAACCGTTCTCACCAATACATCTATCGTTCTATCATTCGATTATTAGAGCGTAACCAACCTGTAGACCTGGTTACGGTATCGGAAGATTTGGAACATCATGAGCAGCTTGTCGAAGCGGGTGGCTTTGCCTACCTTGGTGAGTTGGCTAAAAATACTCCCAGTGCCGCAAACGTTGTGGCGTATGCTGAAATCATTAAAGAACAGGCCATTCGTCGCGAGTTAATTGGCGCGGCGAATGAAATCTCAGAAGCCAGTTTTAACCCAGAAGGGCGAGCCAGTAGTGACATTCTGGATCTGGCTGAAAGCAAAGTATTTGAAATTGCAGAAAAGCGAACCACTCAAAGTGAAGGCCCTCAGCCCTTAAAACAGATTCTTGGTGCGACCATCGACCGTATTGACTCGTTAGCGAAAGCGGGAAGCGAGATCACCGGGGTTTCGACGGGTTATGTCGACTTGGATAAGAAGACCAGTGGCTTGCAGCGCTCGGATCTAATTATCGTGGCAGCACGTCCTTCAATGGGTAAAACCACATTTGCCATGAACTTGTGTGAAAATGCTATGTTGACGCAGGATAAACCTGTGTTGGTATTCAGCCTTGAGATGCCCTCTGAGCAGATTATGATGAGGATGTTGGCTTCTGTTGGCAGGGTAAACCAAACCAGTGTTCGTACAGCACAATTGAACGATGAAGATTGGGTGAAATTATCGGATGCCATGAAGCTTATGGCGGAAAAGAATAACCTCTTTATTGATGATTCCTCGGGTTTGACGCCCATGGATGTGCGCACCAGAGCTCGTAAGATTGCCAGAGATCATGGTGGTATTAGTTTGATCATGGTGGACTATTTGCAGCTAATGCGAGCGCCACAATTTTCTGATAACAGAACCTTGGAAATTGCCGAGATTTCCCGCTCTCTTAAAGCGTTGGCAAAAGAATTGGAAGTGCCTGTGGTGGCGTTGTCACAGCTTAACCGTAGTTTGGAACAACGTGCGGATAAACGCCCGGTAAACTCAGATTTGCGTGAATCAGGTTCTATCGAGCAGGACGCCGACTTGATCATGTTCATTTACCGTGATGAAGTTTATAACGAAAATTCTCCCGACAAAGGCGTAGCCGAGGTTATTATCGGTAAGCAGCGTAACGGCCCTATTGGTACAGTGCGCCTGACTTTCCAGGGGAAATTTTCCCGATTTGATAATTATGCTGCACCCGCTATGATGGATGATTACTAG
- the rpsF gene encoding 30S ribosomal protein S6, protein MRHYEIVFMVHPDQSEQVPGMIERYTGILTADGGKIHRLEDWGRRQLAYPIEKLHKAHYVLINAEATSEAVDELETAFRFNDVVLRNMIMRTKNAVTEPSPMANDNKPEHRERPAKRDDASFEAASDEA, encoded by the coding sequence ATGCGTCATTACGAAATCGTATTTATGGTTCACCCTGATCAGAGTGAACAAGTACCTGGTATGATCGAAAGATATACAGGTATCCTGACTGCCGATGGTGGCAAAATTCACCGTTTGGAAGATTGGGGCCGTCGTCAACTAGCCTATCCTATCGAGAAGCTGCACAAAGCTCACTATGTATTGATCAATGCAGAAGCTACTTCTGAAGCGGTCGATGAGCTGGAAACTGCTTTCCGTTTCAACGATGTAGTGCTGCGTAACATGATTATGCGTACTAAAAATGCTGTTACTGAGCCATCACCAATGGCTAATGATAACAAGCCTGAGCATCGTGAAAGACCTGCTAAACGAGATGACGCGTCTTTTGAAGCCGCATCTGACGAAGCATAA
- a CDS encoding DMT family transporter translates to MGEVAALLTALCWAVAARMFRILGSHFSALSLNLWKGVVAIIGLVIFSWLDPAPLSLTQNQIFWLLLSGIIGIGIGDTFFFAALRRIGDSQSVLIAETFAPVFTALLAMAWISEWLTWQQWLGAAVVLFSVDMIVKQNKRSQYEQVQPSGYWFAGGAAVCQSVGAVISRDILTAGEATPADASLIRLVGGLMIVMLLLVWRKKPWLPVTTNPSQAWSLLVAASFVGTLAAMYLQMLSFAHTPAAVVQTLFATSVLLSLLVARVMGESIPKRALLWSGVAVAGVMILLGQDFFIKVQAMF, encoded by the coding sequence ATTGGAGAAGTAGCCGCATTATTAACAGCGCTGTGTTGGGCGGTGGCAGCGCGTATGTTCAGGATTTTAGGGAGTCACTTTTCAGCGTTGTCGTTGAACTTATGGAAAGGCGTGGTGGCGATTATTGGATTAGTGATATTTAGCTGGTTAGATCCTGCTCCCTTGTCGTTAACTCAAAACCAAATCTTCTGGCTGCTATTAAGCGGCATTATTGGCATTGGTATTGGTGATACCTTCTTTTTTGCTGCACTGCGACGAATTGGCGATAGCCAATCGGTATTGATCGCTGAAACCTTTGCGCCAGTGTTTACTGCCTTGTTGGCAATGGCGTGGATTTCTGAATGGTTAACCTGGCAACAATGGTTAGGCGCTGCGGTCGTACTGTTTTCTGTCGATATGATTGTGAAGCAGAACAAGCGGAGCCAATATGAGCAGGTTCAACCATCGGGTTATTGGTTTGCTGGCGGTGCAGCAGTTTGTCAATCGGTTGGCGCTGTGATCAGTCGCGATATTTTAACCGCTGGAGAAGCCACACCGGCCGATGCCTCATTGATTCGATTGGTAGGTGGTTTGATGATAGTTATGTTGCTGCTGGTTTGGCGTAAGAAGCCCTGGCTGCCTGTAACTACTAATCCTTCTCAAGCCTGGAGTTTGCTGGTGGCTGCAAGTTTTGTGGGCACGTTGGCGGCGATGTACTTGCAGATGCTGTCTTTTGCTCATACGCCTGCGGCAGTAGTACAAACGCTTTTCGCCACCAGCGTATTGTTGTCGTTGCTCGTGGCGCGAGTGATGGGGGAATCTATACCTAAACGGGCTTTGTTGTGGTCAGGTGTTGCCGTTGCAGGAGTCATGATCTTGTTGGGGCAGGATTTTTTCATCAAAGTTCAGGCAATGTTTTAG
- a CDS encoding alpha/beta hydrolase: MYLLNIVVCSLLLLTFHFSHAMLVSTGSLHQIERFPSKYVDDKDVFVWLPDSYSNKKTYSVLYMHDGQMLFDASTTWNKQEWGVDEVAGQLIASGKVTDFIVVGVTNGDFRDKGKRMDEYFPQKPFQALSAAQQTEVLSIERVPGSKMFAGRIESDNYLKFLVQELKPYIDKTFSVKTDAKHTAIMGSSMGGLISMYAISEYPDVFGAAACISTHWPGAIPSAVSGKANPVPQAFFDYMAAHLPDPSNHRLYFDLGTETLDQYYPELQKQADKVIQQRGYSDANWTTQVFKGAAHDEISWNARLHVPLMFLFGKN, from the coding sequence ATGTATCTATTAAATATTGTTGTTTGTAGTTTGTTATTACTTACTTTTCATTTCTCACATGCGATGCTGGTTTCTACGGGCTCATTGCATCAGATTGAAAGATTTCCATCCAAGTATGTTGATGATAAGGACGTATTTGTTTGGTTGCCTGACAGCTACAGCAACAAGAAGACCTACTCCGTTTTATACATGCACGATGGGCAAATGTTGTTTGATGCAAGCACCACCTGGAATAAACAGGAATGGGGAGTGGACGAAGTCGCCGGGCAGTTGATCGCTTCGGGTAAAGTGACTGATTTTATTGTTGTTGGGGTGACGAACGGTGATTTTAGGGACAAGGGCAAACGCATGGATGAGTATTTCCCGCAGAAACCCTTTCAGGCTCTAAGTGCTGCGCAACAGACAGAGGTGTTAAGTATAGAGAGAGTGCCCGGGAGCAAAATGTTTGCGGGTCGTATCGAGTCTGACAATTATTTGAAGTTTTTGGTACAGGAGTTAAAGCCATACATAGACAAGACCTTCTCGGTAAAAACTGATGCAAAACATACCGCGATTATGGGCTCCAGCATGGGCGGTTTAATTTCTATGTATGCGATTAGTGAATATCCCGATGTATTTGGTGCGGCGGCCTGTATTTCTACTCATTGGCCGGGGGCAATACCAAGTGCTGTTTCAGGGAAAGCAAATCCAGTTCCTCAAGCTTTTTTTGACTATATGGCAGCGCATTTACCCGACCCCTCAAACCATAGATTGTATTTTGATTTGGGCACAGAAACGCTGGATCAGTATTACCCTGAGCTACAGAAACAGGCCGACAAGGTGATCCAGCAACGAGGCTATTCTGACGCTAACTGGACAACTCAGGTATTCAAAGGTGCAGCGCACGATGAAATAAGCTGGAATGCAAGGTTACATGTGCCGTTGATGTTCTTATTTGGTAAAAATTAG
- the rpsR gene encoding 30S ribosomal protein S18, which yields MSNYFRRRKFCRFTAEGVQEIDYKDIGLLKNYVTENGKIVPSRITGTSAKYQRQLSTAIKRARFLALLPYTDSHK from the coding sequence ATGTCTAACTATTTCAGACGTCGTAAATTCTGCCGCTTCACTGCTGAAGGCGTGCAAGAGATCGATTACAAAGACATCGGTTTGTTGAAAAACTATGTCACTGAGAATGGCAAAATCGTACCTAGCCGTATCACTGGTACTAGTGCTAAATATCAACGTCAGTTGTCAACGGCTATCAAGCGTGCTCGCTTCTTGGCTTTGTTGCCTTATACTGATTCTCACAAGTAA
- a CDS encoding RNA polymerase sigma factor codes for MAVAKTSHDNIVPLPQINHLIEASRQGDRKAFHELYKMHVGRVYALCLRLTGQQAMAEEATQEVFIQVWKKLGNYRGESQFKTWLHSVASNVTISYLRSQKSFWQNLFNLEDSEADMSPEQGSCDEVDLEQYVSRLPERARIVFVLHALEGYRHEEIADMMNIAVGSSKAQFHRAKQLIKSWMGYADEEV; via the coding sequence TTGGCAGTAGCAAAAACATCCCACGACAATATCGTGCCGTTGCCACAGATTAATCATTTGATTGAGGCAAGTAGGCAAGGTGATCGCAAGGCTTTCCATGAGCTTTATAAAATGCATGTGGGTAGGGTTTATGCGTTGTGCTTGAGGCTAACCGGGCAGCAAGCTATGGCGGAAGAAGCTACACAGGAAGTGTTTATCCAGGTGTGGAAAAAATTGGGGAATTACCGAGGTGAGAGCCAATTTAAAACCTGGCTGCACAGTGTGGCCTCGAATGTGACCATTTCATATTTACGTTCACAAAAGAGCTTTTGGCAGAATTTGTTTAATCTGGAAGACAGTGAAGCTGACATGAGCCCCGAACAAGGCTCTTGTGATGAGGTGGATTTAGAACAGTACGTTTCCCGATTACCAGAGCGAGCCCGCATAGTATTTGTGTTACATGCACTGGAAGGATATCGCCATGAAGAGATTGCCGACATGATGAATATTGCCGTGGGCTCCAGTAAGGCGCAGTTTCACCGCGCCAAGCAATTAATTAAATCCTGGATGGGGTATGCAGATGAAGAAGTTTGA
- a CDS encoding chemotaxis protein CheX, with the protein MNAEFINPFIAAFKNVLETMAMMTLTAEAPKKKEDDLACGDVTGLLGMTGPQLKGSFSITFEAPLALDIMSKMLGEKPTTINAEVIDLVGELTNMVAGGAKNTLGESGFDFGMATPVVVSGKNHTISHRVDGPKLILPFKGEAGRAFIEICFEKA; encoded by the coding sequence ATGAATGCAGAATTTATCAATCCTTTTATAGCGGCATTTAAAAACGTACTGGAAACAATGGCGATGATGACCCTCACCGCTGAAGCTCCAAAGAAAAAGGAAGACGATCTGGCTTGCGGTGATGTCACCGGTTTGCTAGGTATGACAGGCCCCCAACTCAAAGGCTCATTCTCCATTACCTTTGAGGCTCCACTGGCACTAGATATCATGAGCAAGATGTTGGGAGAGAAGCCCACTACAATTAACGCTGAGGTGATTGATTTGGTCGGTGAACTGACCAATATGGTGGCTGGTGGTGCCAAAAATACACTAGGAGAAAGCGGATTTGATTTCGGTATGGCGACCCCCGTTGTAGTAAGCGGTAAAAATCACACAATTTCACATCGAGTAGATGGCCCTAAGCTCATTCTTCCTTTCAAGGGGGAAGCTGGTCGTGCATTTATCGAAATTTGTTTCGAAAAAGCTTAA
- a CDS encoding secondary thiamine-phosphate synthase enzyme YjbQ, which yields MWIQRTIQLNEKSRGFHLITREIQQQLPELHSVQVGLLHLFIQHTSASLTINENADPTVRSDMEAHINRMVPENAPYYKHTYEGADDMPAHIKASLLGNSVSIPISNGEMALGTWQGIYLGEHRDYGGKRRILATIQGQ from the coding sequence ATGTGGATCCAACGAACCATTCAACTGAATGAAAAATCACGAGGCTTTCATCTCATCACTCGTGAAATTCAGCAACAGTTACCTGAGTTACACTCCGTACAGGTAGGTTTGTTGCACCTTTTCATTCAACACACCAGCGCCAGTCTCACTATAAATGAAAATGCCGACCCCACAGTGCGTAGTGATATGGAAGCACATATAAACAGAATGGTTCCCGAGAATGCTCCCTATTACAAGCATACTTACGAAGGGGCAGATGATATGCCCGCTCATATTAAAGCAAGCCTGCTAGGAAATAGCGTGAGTATCCCAATATCCAATGGGGAGATGGCATTGGGAACCTGGCAAGGTATTTATTTAGGGGAACATCGAGATTACGGTGGTAAACGTCGTATTTTAGCCACCATTCAGGGTCAATAG
- a CDS encoding DUF4919 domain-containing protein, translating into MKQVFLSVLAILSLFGCQTTSERLQVQYQLKYQMLLENIKSQSPDADFLGLRMAYTDTIHYDPYGVVSQSVIEEAFARFDEKDYQGCVNQADKILSTAYISMDGHYLAMVCHLELHNEERANYHQYVLNGLFSSISSGGNGRTFESAYTTISIGELKTFLGMLGLEVKEQGLRFHKGKPYDVMTVMESEIEEEFDLYFDISIQLEKGYGDL; encoded by the coding sequence ATGAAACAGGTTTTTCTCAGTGTCCTGGCAATATTGTCCCTGTTTGGATGTCAAACGACAAGTGAGCGCTTACAGGTTCAGTATCAGCTTAAATATCAGATGTTATTGGAAAATATCAAGAGTCAGTCTCCCGACGCCGATTTTCTCGGTCTTCGTATGGCTTATACCGATACGATTCACTATGACCCATACGGTGTCGTTTCCCAAAGTGTGATAGAGGAAGCGTTTGCTCGCTTTGATGAAAAGGATTACCAGGGATGTGTGAATCAGGCTGACAAGATATTGAGTACGGCTTATATCAGCATGGATGGACACTATTTGGCGATGGTGTGCCATTTGGAGCTTCATAATGAAGAGCGCGCCAACTATCACCAGTACGTGTTAAATGGCTTGTTCTCTTCTATTTCTAGTGGCGGTAATGGACGTACTTTCGAATCAGCTTATACGACAATCAGTATCGGAGAACTAAAAACCTTTCTTGGCATGTTAGGGTTGGAAGTAAAAGAGCAGGGGCTCAGGTTTCATAAAGGCAAGCCCTACGATGTGATGACGGTGATGGAATCGGAGATTGAAGAAGAATTTGATCTCTACTTTGATATTTCCATTCAGTTGGAAAAAGGCTACGGCGACCTATAA
- a CDS encoding DUF4097 family beta strand repeat-containing protein, which produces MNRMNNSIFPSFFFLSALSMFSFSALSGEKVDATLEAKAGDFIEIEHLNGKAKITGWDKELIQVKGELDDNAEEFVFRRTDSGIEIKVEMPRNNRQSRNGGGDDLEIFVPRNGPVSYTSVNANVTLDKLHSGVGVETVNGKINLSDAQGKIRIESVNGDVSSKQLNGDVRIETVNGSIDDKQSEAREAHFSAVNGHIASDIKSKEVSVETVNGHIDLKLDRIDRLEISTVNGQVEAQFAPVKDADIEVSSVGGKIQLAVPRDVSARFKVEAHAGGRIVNEITKDEQQRDRYGPGRWLNFTTGEGEAEVSVSTVSGKVLLKKID; this is translated from the coding sequence ATGAATCGTATGAATAATAGTATTTTTCCCAGCTTCTTTTTTCTTAGCGCTTTATCAATGTTCAGCTTTAGTGCGCTTAGTGGAGAAAAAGTGGATGCCACTTTGGAAGCGAAAGCTGGCGACTTTATCGAGATTGAGCACCTCAATGGTAAGGCTAAAATCACCGGTTGGGATAAGGAGTTGATACAGGTAAAAGGTGAGCTGGATGATAACGCTGAGGAGTTTGTTTTTCGACGCACTGACTCAGGTATTGAAATTAAAGTTGAAATGCCTCGAAACAATCGCCAATCGCGTAATGGCGGTGGTGATGATTTGGAGATTTTCGTACCACGTAATGGGCCTGTAAGTTATACCAGTGTGAATGCCAATGTGACCTTGGATAAATTACATTCTGGCGTTGGGGTTGAAACGGTTAATGGCAAAATTAACCTGAGCGATGCGCAAGGTAAAATTCGGATTGAGTCTGTGAATGGAGATGTGTCTAGCAAGCAGCTAAATGGCGATGTTCGAATTGAAACGGTAAACGGCAGCATTGATGACAAGCAATCTGAGGCTCGCGAAGCCCACTTTAGTGCGGTTAATGGGCATATTGCCTCTGATATTAAGAGCAAAGAAGTGAGCGTCGAAACTGTTAATGGCCACATTGATTTAAAGCTGGATAGAATTGATCGACTTGAAATTTCTACGGTGAATGGTCAGGTGGAAGCTCAGTTTGCACCGGTAAAAGACGCGGATATAGAAGTGAGCAGTGTCGGTGGCAAAATCCAATTAGCTGTACCTCGGGATGTTTCTGCTCGATTCAAAGTGGAAGCGCATGCGGGGGGACGTATTGTAAATGAGATCACTAAAGATGAGCAGCAACGTGATCGCTATGGTCCCGGCAGATGGTTAAATTTCACTACTGGAGAGGGAGAAGCTGAGGTTTCTGTTTCAACAGTGAGTGGTAAGGTGCTACTTAAAAAAATAGACTAA
- the rplI gene encoding 50S ribosomal protein L9, translating to MNIILLDKIANLGGLGDTVTVKAGYARNFLFPQGKAVPATKDNVEKFEQRRAELEAKIADVLANAKAKAEQIASLGEVTIASPAGDEGKLFGSVGTRDIAEAVTAAGVAVAKSEVRMPHGTIRDVGEYEIDLQLHSEVFAPIKVVVIKEA from the coding sequence ATGAATATCATTCTACTAGACAAAATTGCCAACTTGGGCGGTTTGGGCGACACAGTAACAGTTAAAGCAGGTTACGCACGTAACTTCTTGTTCCCACAAGGTAAAGCTGTTCCTGCAACTAAAGATAACGTTGAAAAATTCGAGCAACGTCGTGCAGAGCTTGAAGCGAAAATTGCTGATGTATTGGCAAACGCTAAAGCAAAAGCTGAGCAAATTGCTAGCCTGGGCGAAGTAACTATTGCTTCTCCAGCAGGTGACGAAGGCAAATTGTTCGGTTCTGTTGGTACTCGCGATATCGCCGAAGCTGTTACAGCTGCTGGCGTTGCGGTTGCCAAGTCTGAAGTGCGTATGCCACACGGTACTATCCGTGATGTTGGTGAGTACGAAATCGACTTGCAATTACATTCAGAAGTATTTGCTCCAATCAAAGTGGTTGTGATCAAAGAAGCTTAA